A region from the Rufibacter sp. DG15C genome encodes:
- a CDS encoding lipocalin family protein, whose amino-acid sequence MLKSTWVLLFCLLAIGTSAVFIGCRSTDAPLPTVVSVDINRYAGTWYEIAALPQWFEKGCHCTTAQYTPKDGYLEVKNSCNEDSPTGELKIATAKAFPVEGSQNAKLQVQFFWPFKGDYWILALDKDYTHVLVGGPSREALWILARTPQLDETIYQELVTKAKTLGFDTTKIQRMDQSCTAN is encoded by the coding sequence ATGCTTAAATCTACCTGGGTCTTATTGTTTTGCCTGCTTGCCATAGGAACCAGCGCCGTCTTCATCGGGTGCCGAAGCACCGATGCTCCCCTCCCCACCGTCGTTTCCGTAGACATCAACCGCTACGCCGGCACCTGGTATGAGATTGCCGCCTTGCCGCAATGGTTTGAAAAAGGCTGCCACTGCACCACCGCCCAGTACACGCCCAAAGACGGCTACCTAGAAGTAAAAAATTCTTGCAACGAAGACAGCCCTACCGGTGAACTCAAGATTGCCACTGCCAAAGCATTCCCAGTAGAAGGCAGCCAAAACGCCAAATTGCAAGTTCAGTTCTTCTGGCCCTTCAAAGGCGACTACTGGATCCTGGCCCTGGACAAAGACTACACCCACGTCTTGGTAGGTGGCCCTTCCCGTGAAGCCCTTTGGATTCTGGCCCGCACCCCTCAACTAGACGAAACCATTTACCAAGAACTGGTCACCAAAGCCAAAACCCTAGGCTTCGACACCACCAAAATCCAGCGCATGGACCAAAGCTGCACTGCCAACTAA
- a CDS encoding GNAT family N-acetyltransferase, which yields MQILQPSTFHEFEQYYRLRYEMLRMPWHQPLGSERVEDDDTATHLMAINEETGEVMGVARVHMETDTEAQLRFLAVGPKYQNKQIGRQLLHAIEEKARELGAKDLLVQAREYAVNFYKRNGFALEQETYLLFGEIQHYQMRKHL from the coding sequence ATGCAAATTCTTCAGCCATCTACCTTTCATGAGTTTGAGCAGTACTACCGCCTGCGCTATGAGATGCTCCGCATGCCCTGGCACCAGCCGCTGGGCAGTGAGCGCGTAGAAGACGATGACACCGCCACGCACCTCATGGCCATCAATGAAGAAACCGGAGAAGTGATGGGCGTAGCCCGCGTACACATGGAAACCGACACCGAAGCCCAGCTGCGTTTCCTGGCCGTGGGCCCCAAGTACCAGAACAAGCAGATTGGCCGCCAACTGCTGCACGCCATAGAGGAAAAAGCCCGCGAACTGGGCGCCAAAGACCTGTTGGTGCAAGCCCGCGAGTACGCCGTAAACTTTTACAAACGAAATGGGTTTGCCCTGGAGCAAGAAACCTATCTCTTGTTTGGAGAAATCCAGCATTACCAGATGCGCAAACACCTGTAA